TCCCCTAACTCAAAATTCTAACTCCGTCTTTGCTTTCTTCCTTGGCTAGTTTGGTACTTGACTATTTGGTACTGTTAAAGAATCACTCTTTTTTCAGGACATAAATTACtaacaaataccaaaattaccaatatatgAGTAAAGAATGATGTATATACTTCAAAGTTCTAAtaccataaattaaaaaataaatcatatatacaCATCCTTTAACTACTAAATAAATGGCCTTTagcatcaaaaagaaaaaaaaaattaatgtttcctttaaaaaaatgactaattaaatgaaaatgaaactttgaaactttttaaatcatgcatattattattattaaatcttgtgcatatataattttcttttctttttgctctcATAATGCgatgcagttttttttttttttaaaaaaaaaaacgtagaaTGTGCAAGTCTCATGATGTCATGTTCAAAAATATACATCCATTTAAAATCCCACCTACCCGAACCTCCTCattctactttttaaaaaatattttcttacacTAGGTATCATTACTTTTCGTTTCCTTCGCAATAGCCAGATGTTAACATCTTTAATTGACTCTGCTAATTTGAAACTACAGATGGGAAAGCTAAAGTTGCTAAGCAGATAATCGAAGCAATAGATGAAAAAAACAACTCGATCACTTTCAAAGTTATTGAAGGAGATTTGCTTCAGGAGTTCAAGAGTCTCAAAGCCACTGTTAAAGCTACTCCAAAGGGTGAGGGAAGCTTGGTGCATTGGactatggaatatgaaaagcTGAACGAGAGTATTCCAGAACCAAATTCGCTGCTTCAGTTTGTACTTGATCTGAGCAAAGACCTTGATTCGCACCTTACCCAGgcatagaccaaaaaaaaaggctatgTTGTATCATATTATTGTGTATGGCAATAAGAGAATGAGTCTTAGTATGACTCTTCTCTCCTATAATATTATGAATCATGAATGTAATTTTAATCTTGTGTGGCCTTACTGAAGCCATTTGATGCAGTAATAATTGCGAGGCTTTGTATTAGTTAAAAGAGTGAAAGTGGGTGGTTGTTTTCTCCAGatacatacatgcatatatACAGGGATGGTCCAACATAATTTGGGGCTTAAGGCGAAAAATTTATGCGGGGcctttaatatataaatattaattaaacaaaattatttaatactaatcaaattaaagttaatttgatacattaaatacataaataataccaactagaccaatgttaatttcatatagataATTGAATAtcatactttattttggatataagacgatgcatagttaaataaagttgtaatataatttttaattttatattttgattttaagagagagagagatagatattatttggtgtatgATTTTAtaggatattagtttacaaaaatcaaagtctcaaactattaggggagattaatctataattgataatttaacacatttgcaacatctttttgaaatattttagggtttcaattgagtttaGGTTCTATTGGTCTTGTactttgagagtcttaatagaaatgaaaaagaaaaatgtgctaattaaaagcactataaaatgttcaaaatataatgtgatattGTCTCTTATTgatgaacttcatcaatttaactaatgaatgtttatatcacgttttttgtgattaataacatgtcaatttgtaagccaatagtaaaatttgtacatcactaataaaaaaaatgtacaacctttagaaaatatatataattttataaaattttgagccTTTAATTATGAAAAGTGGGGCCttttttccaaggaaaaaaaatttttttgtggggccttaggcctaggcctaacttgcctaggccttgagccggccctgcatatatatatatatgatagtcCAAGGATGTATTGACCTCTTGTCATAAATttaccaattaattagccaagtgaattacttaaattaattaacatgcaatacgcgtggtagcacaaacacatcaccaactaagttaatatgtagaggaaaataaaattgacacggtgatctttttacaaatggggaaaacctccaagacaaaaaccccactgagtgattttaagatcaccactctcAAGAATTCACAATTATCATAATAAGCGATTACAAATAAAgaaatcccaataccttataccaatctacagttgaacacttatcccaatacccaattggacttattctgtagtgactaataggccacaaactgaatgaccccttgtaatataaattaattaattaattagccaagttattaattaatcaatttatcatgcaaaaatgtggtagcacaaacaaatcaccaataaactaattatgcaacggaaaataaataacacaatggtttatttacgaatggggaaaacttaacAGCAAAAAATCCTAcagggtgattttcaggtcatcactcccgaaactccactctTATCACAAtaagcaattacaagtaaatgaatcccaagtaccttaccaacttacagttgaaaccttaccccaatacacaattggacttgttctgtagtaacaGTTCCCCATTCTGATGcatgactcccaagtacgtgactaaccaattgcgtggatctcagtacacgacttcaatcaccaactaagaagattgttagttacaaaattcttcagttcatccacatgatgaagatcaagaagatgcttggtcacaaaatcctacgatgcacatatacaacaacttcttcaagagaaagagatgaactagggcaagaacttcatctccggtcacaatttgcttaaacaaagtttgttcaatgcttgtgcaacttgtgaactgattgacggcccttaaaacaatccttttatatgtctagggttaggagaaaagaaggcctaaagacatattcacggatcccaagaaaatcatatttgaattttgaaaatcttaaacctcgacaaataggAAGTGTcaagcaggtgtcgagcacaccgggctttgaacagctttcttaagctcgatagatgcagctgtcgagttttaatgaatttgcactatgaacttattttcttggatagacttaaaggtttcaacacttgatcttgaaacatgatttcttgaaatatttaaacacatcctaaatctacccaaatacaagtaaagtgcattttgtcaaaggataagccagttacataaaatcatgacatatgttcttaacatgtgaaacacatatgtcctaacaatctccccccttggcaatctgtgacaaaccgacaacaaataaatgaacatatgagagaagtcataaatcacttaactcatattcacttgttaaatacaataaaatctatcctaatacaaactcttgaaaaactttgcaagaagagagtttatggtaagtagattttgacaacctgtatttctgaaatactttaaacaaaactcatcaaggcatctttatgtgaaacataaataataaattgcatacaagtataagaaacatgtgtattaagggagaaaagaaacaatacatgaaggggtaggtgaaagaaagacatacatcaacataaatAAGGAGGTAAGTACAAAGTATGTCtttaaatggtcacaagacctcatgtaaaagaataatgtatctaaaagaaagaaaataaaagatacatactatcctcactacatccctcaaaacatatcaacactccccctaacaaaatggtccgATACTAACTCTCctcctaagaatgactactctcatatccaaaactactcccctttttgtcacgagggACAAAgagtaagagtgtcaagtagacatctcatcgatggagctagcatctccatcagcatcatccaaagcatcatcgtcatcaccatcatcatcatcctcatcttcagaatcagaagccacgggagaaggtggtgaaggggtagcctcaggagcaaaaccacccatggacgcCTGTCGCCGTACAATACGACCGATACGAACATTCACCTGATATAACTCCatagagagtgtatctaggcAAGCATCCATACGCTGTAGCTatgccatgatgtctcctaaagtcaTATTGCCCGAAGAAGAGGGAAAAacagatgtggatggagcagaacggGATGGAGTTGAATAGGAAGGAGGAGCTGTTGAATCTGATTGCCACGACTGAAGCTGagcctcgctacgtttaacggtagcataatctatggcacacatgacgaTGAAATGGTAGGAAGAGGGAAAAAGGAACGAAAAAATGGCGCAAGATCCTTACCTCAGATAgtggaaggaaagatgagcttatcacgggacgccaaatctagatgaacatctataatagataGAATGAAATAAGAAGGGAAATCcatagtaagatgctcaagaaaagaaaacaaaaattgagcacaaggctctgtaatggagttatagtgagagagtggatgtaaaacaaaagtcatcaccatgttcatgaatctaggacctttagcaaaaggtcaaCATGATGTAAACAGACGCTCACCCCAAACAGAAGGGTGCTCACAGAAAGCAAACATGAGCTCAACCCTAGAcatagtcctcagacgctcacaactaggatagtcaggaaactctatcctagggacccgaaGCACTTCCGCAACAAgttgcggtgtgataggaatgcacgtacctcgaacgcaagtgaagaaaagaggtactgaccgATTAATctgtgcatgttggagtaaaactcctagataagcacgagaggacaggtgacGAGGacatcacacagtgactcccatcccctactgtgaataACAGAGGAAAGGTCGGTGTCGGCAAAGTCCGACAGAATGACTTGGTGTTCCGAATAAATGCCttgtctagaaaagttctctgaaAATGCCttgaaggcatcatcatcacgaaACCAAATATAAGATAGTGTAGgatcagatgatgaagaagctCCAGAATGAAGAAAGTTCCAGGCTGGAGTGGATTTatgtttaggtgccatagacacgactaacgtaaacaaaaagagagggagagaaaagaaagaaaatcacaaaaattccaagcaatttcaaatataacaagtatattgaaaaagagtacatatgcatgggaaatgtataaacatgtgacatgcaaaagaaattgcatcatgggctcagcccaatctaaacctatcagcacacaaacagatagcacacatctaaatgcatgacaataccactgtaatgctaatgtgatgcaatgtatgaggttttaaactcatttaagtgaaatcccatcccaaaatttcaataataactcatcaattttgaaaaatcccaaaaattttcaaaaaccccaaaaccaaggtttcaaaacatgaaatgcatgaatgtgaaaggattagaagcttaacAAGAgaagaaattcttgaaaaagcttgaagaatccTTGAGGAAAAaagattggagtgagatgagaacgtttgggagagaaaagagagaagtatCGAGTGAAATGAGTTCCGGATCGCACAAGGAGCTTAAATAGTGCTAGTAATAAATCTTGACAGATGCAGGTATCGAGAGGTATTGAGATATCTATCGAGGGAGGTGTTGAGTAAATGGTCGTCAACAGCtaaggtatcgaggaggtgtcaaggAACAACTCAACAGAACCAAGAACAGAAGcttgatcgatccaccaggtgtcaagaagctatcgaggatgcAGAGCCATTCTCAATCGATCCACTAGGTATCGAACAGCTATCGAGATTGCAATTAGAAAAAGCTGAAGAAACTCGACAGACAgcaaggtatcgaggaggtgtcgagccagcatttaaaaccagtttttcgagatgtgaaaaaaacacagacatgaatgcaatccaacaagaaactcaaccaatgatccaatcaacatattaagctctcaaaatcatctctcaataaaaattttaagcacatggatcttcaaaaagaaacacacacacacacacactaaacaagtctaatcaattttatatttcaaaaataagtcaagacagtttagtgagtatacattaacacatgtaaaaccttgtgatggccaaatcacattatacttgcacatgtattaagaatagtaaagaatattgcgtgttgtgtacgaaaaatatcgcaagattgcataagtgtatacatgttatgacaatttgggatatgagaaaatcactttaagtcacacacaatcataactgcttgatagGGACTACcaccttcaaggtacatcctataattcccatatctcctagaatacacgcttgaaattatttttaaagcattttttttatctttttgcttttgatttttctttgcatatttttattttaagcatatcatgcatgggcatattagagagaaaaaaaaaatacccaatgatatttgacatttcacttttgCTATGCTGCACACAAATATCATTGACACTAcacttttgctatgtcgaagcataCAGGTGAAATATTATGATTAGCGGACAACaatggtgagatagttattaatgcctttctcttaggattttttttagtccttcccgtcaaaaagagtgatacgagtgttaagtacaagagacaacttaatcttactcatcacaaacaagagccacaaaactcacttgcttagttgtgcagagaaatgctcatctaaactacaaatgatacaaagtttagaagactttgtttcaatggccatccaaggtacacaagtaccaatgtacacaaaacacacactgtttttgtatttttctaatttttcaattttatttttatttttatatgaaaaacaaaacaaagaaaaacttaaaaataaccaaacaaaaacatgttaaacaaccaaagtataaaaactagactgactcaaaacttaaaagcaaaacacataagtaatgcacacacaaaaacaaaaagagagaaagaaaagtgaCAAAATCACTTGGatcccttttccttccacacccttGAAGAATCtctcctttgattaaacccttgaactgGCGATGAGGGAgaaaaaccgttcaagtttgaaaggaacatgagggctttgagaagatctccaagaggagcaagagaggattgaagctgattctggttcctagatgctatcatgtcgttgctctattaagtggcaagccacttgtagcaatttggtcgagtatgatcggcagctccacaatgatgacaaagatgttgcttcttttgtttagacttttgagagttagccttcttagccctggGGTTTTTAATATCTTTCTTCTTAAACTTAAGGGGTGCTCCTAAAATAGATTTACCCTTATCTATGTTTTCACTAGctaatttagttttaatctcatttttctGAATTTTAACATTACTAgcaagaggaacaaaaacagtagtactagtagaagcagtattcgaggaagaaagaccataccctaaacctgttcgatctaaagcagatttctgaatgtTAAGCAtatcatcaagctttgcacttgaagtcctctccaattgagttctaacttgaaacagctctgtttcaagcttcttggtcttctcagccaagaaattattctcgaACCTCAGTgttccaatagtctgattagcttcatcaaactttgtggaaagctcctcacgatcaagttccacatcactgagcttcttggtgggtagcctatatagtttctcatgcttctcagaaagcttgtacagCTTTTCATATGCTATAtgaatgtcatcttgatcatccatcttctcaaatttggattccaccaattcctcctcttcaaccacatcttcaaccatcccatcagtaggatcaACAGTGGCcatgaaggcatttaagattccgtcatcctcattgtcggaatcatcctcaagcTCGATGTCACTTAGGATAACAGCGAGTGCCttactcttcccaatgctcttgagatatgtaggacactcatatttcatgtgaccgaagccttgacagCCAAAGTACTTAGGTCCTacgggaacagtgtactgaccaccttccttagcatccttcttccctttgtcttggcctttaaactgagaagaactagaTTTCCTGCGATCCTTgtcgaaaccctttccattggcattcttcataaacttcttgaactacctggtgatgtaggacttcatcttggaatcttcatcatcagaagactcatCTGTCTCACTGCTTTTGGCCTttagtgccatgctcttgcctttactCGTCTTGCCAATCCTtgttaaccctagctcgtaggtctacaagtttccaaccaactcagtcaaaggaatcttatcaatatcctttgattcctctattgccgtgattttggcatgaaatctcttaggtagagatctgagcaccttccTTACAGTCTTGGGTTTAAGAATGGTttctccaagattgaaggctgagttcactatgtcctttaacttggcatagaactcatcgaaagactcatcctcctccatttttatctcttcaaagcttgtggtgagcctctgaagttttgaatcttttacaGCTTTAATActctcataggttgtctggaggatggtccaagcctccttggcagttttagttgaggatatcttcttgtactcctcattggtgacagcactaaacaatgcattcaatgctctgctgttgaagttttccgccttaatcttggcatcatcccagtcggctggtgcttctgtaggcttagtccagcctatctccacagcttgccacactctctcatctaaagattgcaagaaagctcttatgcgtactttccagtatgcatagttagtaccatcaaataaaggaggtatgattaatgattttcctctatccatgacaaacaggagttaatggatcaacacaacaaagattaaaccctaagcaaagtgtgtctgctctgataccacttgataggccacaaactgaatgaccccttgtgatagaaattaattaattaattcgccaagttattaattaatcaatttatcatgcaaaaatgtgatagcacaaacaaatcacaaataaactaattttgcaGCGGAAAacaaataacacggtgatttgtttatgaatgaggaaaacctaacagcaaaaaagcccaccgagtgattttcatgtcaccactcccgaaactccactattatcacaacaagcggttacaagtaaaggaatttcaagtaccttaccaacctacagttgaacccttaccccaatacccaattggacttgttttgtagtgacagttcccctttctaaTACAcaactcccaagtacgtgactaaccaattgcatgaatcccagtacgcgacttcaatcaccaactaagaagattgttagttgcaaaattcttcagttcatccacacgatgaagatcaagaagatgcttggtcacaaaaccctatggtgcacatacacagcaactttttcaagagaaagagatgaactagggcaagaactttgtctccggtcacaatttgcttaaacaaagtttgctcaatacttgtgcaacttgtgaactgattgacggcccttaaaacaatcattttatatgtctagggttaggagaacagaaggcccaaagacatattcatagatcccaagaaaataagatttgaattctgaaaatcttaaacctcgacaaataacaaatgtcgagcagctgtcgagtaGGTGTCAAGCACACTGGGCTTTGAATAGCTTTCTTaaactcgatagatgcagctatAAAAtcagctatcgagctttaataaatttgcactatcaacttgttttcttggatagacttgaaggtttcaacacttgatctttaaacatggtttcttgaagtatttcaagacatcctaaatctacccaaatacaagtaaagtgcgttttgtcaaaggataagtcaattacataaaatcatgacatatgttcttaacatgtgaaacacatatgtcctaacagtaacaatctctcctttcaatgcacagcttccactacgtgactaaccaattcgatgcaTGGATCCCAATACGTGGCTTTCACACCAACTTAAGAAAGATGTTAGCTGCAAATTTCTTCAGTTTATCAATATAATGAAGATTACAAAACTctttagtt
This genomic stretch from Quercus lobata isolate SW786 chromosome 3, ValleyOak3.0 Primary Assembly, whole genome shotgun sequence harbors:
- the LOC115981615 gene encoding MLP-like protein 31 gives rise to the protein MSLVGKVEADVEIKAPAENFHELFSCRPHHISNVSPGKIQGCALHEGDWGKEGSVIFWDYVHDGKAKVAKQIIEAIDEKNNSITFKVIEGDLLQEFKSLKATVKATPKGEGSLVHWTMEYEKLNESIPEPNSLLQFVLDLSKDLDSHLTQA